Part of the Primulina huaijiensis isolate GDHJ02 chromosome 15, ASM1229523v2, whole genome shotgun sequence genome is shown below.
attgagaaaatctgcagcatcaatattgttcatttctatcccaccaacatattgatcatttccagagaaatcattcataaaatcagcagcatcaaaatgagttgaatcactcagaCGGTCACTTCACTCAGTGAAGTTGgtttccttttctttcccctttattgattctttataaagtttgcaaagatgctcaggggctcgacaaatacgagaccaatgtcctggagtgccgcatctgaaacaagaactttcaaatcttttcgagtgattttcattaacacttatgttttcttgatgccttttctgtggatggtttgggacgttattttgagatgagttatagaaataactatctcgattattttcaaaaccacggccgcgtccacgaccacgaccacttcctcgtccacgtccacgacctcggccaaaaccttgtctttgaatgtgattttggtttccaggtttaaattcatttttacttacaacatttacttctggaaatgctgttgatccagtgggtcgggactgatgatttctcattaatagctcgttgttcttttccgccacaagaagacaggcgatgagttcagaatatctcgcaaatccacgcactctatattgttgctgtagtgttatatttgatgcgtgaaacgtggaaaatgttttttcaagcatttccgattctgtaacctcatgtccacaaaattttaactgcgagattattctatacatcgctgaattgtaatcactgacttttttaaagtcttggaatcttaacatattccattcatcacgggcggtcggaagtataacttcccttatatgttcaaatctctcttttaatcctttccacagagccatgggatctttttcgatgagatattcacattttaaaccttcatcaaggtgtcgtcgtaaaaatattatagcttttgctttttcttgtgatgaagatataccattttctttaatggtctcgcttagacccaatgactcaagatgcatttctacatcaagagtccatggcatatagtttttcccagtaatatcaagagcgatgaattcgagctttgccaagtttgccatggtggtactaaaaattacgatgcattttattagttaatgaatattgcaatacaaagtaatggataaacaacaagtacaagtattcgtaaaaataaagaaaacacacgaggaggatattctccgataaatacaagactggtgagtatgataaccaaaataattaaaaataacctcgtgaaagccatcttctttttttcttcgaaaatttgatgaagaataatttttagagaagaagagaaagttggagtgattgaatgtatttgtgagattgtatttatagagcaaaaactagccgttttgttaccgtttattaccgttggtgtataagaaaataaatgtatgtatttgtataattttatggtaataatatggtgtatatagtattagtcatatttaaataattatgtatatcatatcacattattataattaggtgtcataagttattttgtttaaaaaaccttataggcttttatacttgtcgtatcccttaccgggagtgtgggatgtcgtcttaacatcctcccaggatttataacaagtttttgaaaaaattatttttattatttctaacaataacattatattatatattacatatataaacaataaataaataacagtaaaataaatattattacttttgttacctttttcttctgttcggagcttggaaaaatatggaggacttttagagcttcgtgctgataacgtgttgtgaaaaagtaaaaatttacggtaaaaaagtaaaaatctcaaactctcaaaattatcacactacacactttataatatttttctctcaactcaattgtgattttcttcacaaatgagagatctatttatagaaaatttttacaaataatccaaaaataaaatacatcattacctacatcatcacacactaattttcaatattcaacacctaattttacttaattttcaacattcaacattcacattttcaacacaaatatttaacacatttttaaataatttttcaacaattacattcattcttttttttttttttaataaactctTCCTACTCCTCTTTTCCTCATTTTCTCAATTGTTTCTTGGTGGACCGCTAGAATATCTCTCTGCTTGTCGACTCTCCCAGGAAGTCTCGATCCTCCGAATCGCAGCAGCGTGAGTTTCTATTGGCCTTGTTTTTTACATTTTGGTGGAATAATTTCCTCTCTGGTATTCTTAGAATTGAATTAATTGCGTTAATATGACTGATTTATTGAAACCCCCAATTTTACACGCTTTGGATTCCATTGCTTTTGTTATTCCGAGGTACTTTTTTGAATATTATCATTGTAAGCATAGATTTGGCTCagattttttgtaaaattcgtGATTTTCGGGGATACAGGATTGAATCTGTAATTTTCCAACATGCCGGCGACAGCTGGGAGGGTTCGCATGCCGGCGAACAACCGGGTGCACAGCAGCGCCGCCTTACAGACCCACGGAATATGGCAGAGTGCGATTGGCTACGATCCGTACGCGCCGAATAAAGACGATAAGGACAAATCGTCTCAGAAGAGCTTGGTCCCAGAGCCTGAGGGTGAGAATGCGTATGCTAGTTTTCAGGGTTTACTTGCTCTTGCTCGTATCACCGGATCCAATGCTGATGAGGTTCGTGGTGCGTGCAAGAAGTGTGGTCGAGTAGGGCACTTGACGTTTCAGTGTAGGAATTTTTTGAGTGCTAAGGATGAAGGTGATAGAGAGGGGAAGGACCCTGCAATCCAAAACGCAGTCTTGACTGGTTTGGAGAATCTGAAGGGGGAGAGAGTGAAGGGAAGAGAAAAGCGTATTGTGGAGAGTGACGAGAGTAGCGATGAGAATGAAGACACTGAGACTTCGGATTCGGGCTACGATTCCGAGATCGAGAGGGCGATCGCCGAGAAATATGGTAAGAGATTTAGCGGAGGGAAGTCGAAAGCTAGTAAGAATAGCAAGAAGGACGCGAATGAATCTGATGAAGATAGGGATGGTAGAAAGAGGGGTAGGTCGAAGAAGAGAAGTGGCAAGAGCGGGCGTAGTGATTCTGCGGATGAGGAAGAAGTGAGACGAAAGAAGAGGAAGGAGAAGAGACGGAGAAGGGAGGAGGAGGAAGAACGCAGGCGAAGGAGGAGGAGGAAGAGCGGGAAGGAGAAAAGGAGTCACCGACTTTCCGATGATGATATTTCTGATGATACTGCCAAGCATCGACATAAGAGGAGGCGGGGATACTCAGTTTCTGACTCTGATGACAATGACTCGGATGATTCTCGAGTGGGAAGGGCCAAGAAGAGACCAGGGAAAAAGAGCAGGAACCATCATCGGGACGAGGAATAATTTCTGGGGCCTGGTTTTAATATTCTTTCGCGGTGAAAGAAAAATCCCATCTTGTGTTTAAAAAACCGTCTTTAAACTACTTGGTTGTTTCTTATGTGATTGCAGTTTTATTCAGTTCGTTGACATCATTTCTTGTGTTGTGGTTTTTCTTAAGTGTGTTGTGGATTATCGTGTTTGATTGTTGTTCTTGTTCTTGCTGTAATAATT
Proteins encoded:
- the LOC140959026 gene encoding uncharacterized protein; this translates as MPATAGRVRMPANNRVHSSAALQTHGIWQSAIGYDPYAPNKDDKDKSSQKSLVPEPEGENAYASFQGLLALARITGSNADEVRGACKKCGRVGHLTFQCRNFLSAKDEGDREGKDPAIQNAVLTGLENLKGERVKGREKRIVESDESSDENEDTETSDSGYDSEIERAIAEKYGKRFSGGKSKASKNSKKDANESDEDRDGRKRGRSKKRSGKSGRSDSADEEEVRRKKRKEKRRRREEEEERRRRRRRKSGKEKRSHRLSDDDISDDTAKHRHKRRRGYSVSDSDDNDSDDSRVGRAKKRPGKKSRNHHRDEE